Genomic window (Xylanimonas protaetiae):
CGGGAACCCGAGCTGCCGCCACGCCTCGTAGGTGGCGATCGAGGCGGCGTTGGTGAGGTTGAGCGAGCGGCGCCCCGGCAGCATCGGCAGCACGACGCGCTCGGTGACGCGCGGGTGGTCGAGCACCTCCGGCGGCAGCCCGGTGGGCTCCGGGCCGAAGAGCAGCACGTCGCCGGGCGCGTAGGCCACGTCGGCGTACGACGTCGCGGCGCCCACCTCGAACGCGAAGACGCGGCGGCCGGGCAGCGCATCCATCGCGGCGTCGAACGAGGCGTGCACCGAGAGCACGGCGAGGTCGTGGTAGTCGAGCCCGGCGCGGCGCAGCTTGGACTCCTCGAGGTCGAAGCCGAGCGGCTCGACGAGGTGCAGCCGCGCGCCCGTGACGGCGGCGAGCCGGATCGCGGACCCGGTGTTGCCGGCGATGCGCGGCTCGAAGTAGACGATGTGCGCGAACGCCTCGCCGGGCGCCGCGGGCGCGTCGTCGTGCGGGTTCATGCGTGCGCCGCGTCGTCGTCGGCGGACGGCGCGTGGTGCTTCGGGCCGAACGGGAGCACGTGGATCACGGCGATGACGACGGCGCCGACGGCGAGCCCGACGACGGCGGAGACGAGCGTGTCGAAGAGCCAGCCGAGGGCGCCGCCGACGCCGGCGACGGCGTGATGGATGTTCTCGGCGACGTGCTCGACCCACGCGTAGGGGGCGGTCCACCCGAGCTCGTGGACGCCGTTGAGCAGGATGTGGCCGCCCACCCAGAGCATGGCGACCGTCCCGACGGTGGCGATGAAGCCGAGGATCTTCGGCATCCCGACGACGAGGCCGCGGCCCAGGGCCTGCACACCGCGCGAGCGGCGCCGGGACAGGGCGAGGCCGATGTCGTCCATCTTCACGATGAGCCCGACGACGCCGTACACGCCGGCCGTGATGACGAGCGCGACGATGACGAGGATGACGAGCCGGTCCCAGAACGTCTCGTGGGCCACCTCGTTGAGCGAGATGACCATGATCTCGGCCGAGAGGATGAGGTCGGTGCGGACGGCACCGCTGATCAGGGTCTTCTCGGCGGCGAAGCCCTGCGTGGCCACGGGCGCGGACGTGTCGACGGCGCCTGGTTCCTCGTGCGCGACCTCGTGCCCGCGGATCCGCTCCCAGATCTTCTCGGCGCCCTCGTAGGACAGGTAGAGACCGCCCAGCATGAGGATGGGCGCGAGCGCCCACGGGGCCACCCACGACAGCAGCAGCGCCACCGGCAGGATGATGAGCAGCTTGTTGCGGATGGACCCGAGCGCGATCTTCTTGACGATGGGCAGCTCGCGGTCCGGGGTGACGCCCGTGACGAACTGGGGGGTCACGGCGGTGTCGTCGATGACGACGCCGGCGGCCTTCGCGGTGGCCTTCCCGGCGGCTGCGGTGACGTCGTCGAGCGAGGCGGCCGCCGCCTTCGCGATGGCGGCGACGTCGTCCAGCAGCCCCAGCAAACCTGCGCTCATGGTCGAACCCTATGGCCCGCGCCGGGTCGGTGATGGGTCGGTCCGCGCCAGCGCGCACCGAACGGAGCAGCGGACGGGGCCGCCGTGTGAGACTCGGCCACCTCGTCACCGCCGGCCGGCGGTGACGGCGTCCCGAGCATTGTCGCCAGGGGGTCGCTTTGCGCGTCGTCATCGTCGGTGGGTCCCACGCGGGGATCGCCTGTGCGCTGCGGGCCAGGGAGGAGTTCCCGGACGCCCAGGTGGTCCTGTACGAGAAGCAGGGCGTGGTCGGGTTCGTCGCCCAGTCGATCCCGCACTACCTGCGCGGTTCTCGCGACTTCCTGGTGCTCAGCAGCTCGACCACGGAGCACGAGCTGCGGGCCAAGGGCGTCGAGGTCCGCACCGAGACCGTCGTCCGCGGCGTCGACACCGCGGCCAAGACCCTGCGGTACGTCGTGAACGGCAGCGACGAGGTGCTGGACGACACGTACGACAGGCTCGTCCTGGCGACGGGGTCGTACCCGTCGATCCCGCTCGCCGCCGGCGAGTACGGCGACAAGCTCCTCGTCGTCAAGAGCTACGCGGACGCCGTGCGGATCAAGGAGCTCATGGCCACGGCCCGGCGCGTCATCGTCATCGGCGGCGGTGCGATCGGCATCGAGATGGCGAAGGTGATGTCAGACAGTCGCATCGCCACGACGCTCGTCCAGGCGTCGTCGTCGATCCTCAACCGGTATCTCGACGACGACGTCGCCGCCGAGGTCC
Coding sequences:
- a CDS encoding DUF808 domain-containing protein, which encodes MSAGLLGLLDDVAAIAKAAAASLDDVTAAAGKATAKAAGVVIDDTAVTPQFVTGVTPDRELPIVKKIALGSIRNKLLIILPVALLLSWVAPWALAPILMLGGLYLSYEGAEKIWERIRGHEVAHEEPGAVDTSAPVATQGFAAEKTLISGAVRTDLILSAEIMVISLNEVAHETFWDRLVILVIVALVITAGVYGVVGLIVKMDDIGLALSRRRSRGVQALGRGLVVGMPKILGFIATVGTVAMLWVGGHILLNGVHELGWTAPYAWVEHVAENIHHAVAGVGGALGWLFDTLVSAVVGLAVGAVVIAVIHVLPFGPKHHAPSADDDAAHA
- a CDS encoding tRNA (cytidine(34)-2'-O)-methyltransferase, with product MNPHDDAPAAPGEAFAHIVYFEPRIAGNTGSAIRLAAVTGARLHLVEPLGFDLEESKLRRAGLDYHDLAVLSVHASFDAAMDALPGRRVFAFEVGAATSYADVAYAPGDVLLFGPEPTGLPPEVLDHPRVTERVVLPMLPGRRSLNLTNAASIATYEAWRQLGFPGAP